The genome window ccttctctttctttttctccttgtcctcctctttcttctccttcctgttctttctcttcttctccctcttctcctcctcctcttcttccttctcctttttattcttcattaaatTCTTTAAACAGAAGGAGCTGAGTCTTTAGGGGCAGAGTGGTGGTATTTGCATACCTCTTTTAAGTGATTACAGGTGGTATTTTAAAAGACAGCTCTGAGCAAAGCAAAAAGAGAATATCCCTATCAGCTGGAGGTACTCCCTCCCCACTGCTTCAATATAGCGGTGGAAACACAATAATGGATGCTTTAATCCTTTCCATTTCTATGGTCCTCTCTATTAACCaatttttctgtcttccatttttcTCATCTCTCTACCAGCTCTAACTGCCACAAATTCACTCTGTGCAAATTTTCAGACTATCACAGAAATGTACGTCTGTTATGAATCTAGAGGTCAGCAGGTAAGTGGCAGAACACGATTTGTTCGGGGATGCCCTTCTGTCTGGGTCTAGTCCCGCACACAGGAACAGACAAGGGCTCTTCAAAGCTTTGATGTGAGAACGGAACTATGAGGTTATGACTGACTCGTCTTTGGAGTGGACTGAACAGACACACAAGATTGTTTTTATTACCATTTCACAAGCAGGAGAACATAATGGGCTCCGAGTTGGCCAGCTGGCCAGGGGCATGAGTGTACTGTAACCCAGTGTGGAATCCTGGGCAACCCATTTAatctcttagttttcttttcctcatttggaaaaccCAGCCAACAGTGGATGCTCAAAACCATCTTGGAGTATTCATCCTCAGTAAGAGCCACCAGATTACTACAGCTACATGAGTGATCCCAGACAAGACCATAAGAGAACCGTTCAGCTGagtccagaactgtgagcaaatggatggttattgttttaagccattaacttttggggtggtttgttacttATCAATATATACCTGATATACCCAGTTATAAACCTATGCTGTTGACATTGAAATCAATAAATGATAACTAAGAGTGACccatcaaataaattttaaaaattcttccacTTTCTGCTAGGTGAGAAAAATAGCAAACACATAGAACATAATcaaaaaatagattttcaaatGCAATAGCAAATACAAAAATGTCTTTGTGAACAAACTTTTtgtgctagattaccattgtgTACTGTATAGACAAAAATAAgacatttgtgtatgtgtgtgtgtgcacatatatgttaatacatacagagagagagaaggagagagagagagaattttatttGGGGAACTTACGGAAACATGATTTTCTATGAAGCATATGCTGGAAAATCTTGCACAAAGATTCTTCGCTTTGTGTAATGGCCCTGCAGGTACACTGCACTTGAAGGACAGTCCCAAGGGTACCGATGTAGGCAGCTTTGCAGTCATCACTTTCCGAGCAAGTGAGGTCCTGTTTGCTTAAGGTACTGATGCAGTTCTCATCTTCATGGCACTTTCTAGTCACGTGCTGCCAGCAGTTTGACTGAAATTTACTATAGCGCCTCCTAGATAAAGAGTGAAGAAAAGGAATTAGCCTGTGAATAATATTATTTCACATTAACTTCCTCACCTACTGAAAGACTAACATAAAACAAAGTGTCTCCTGGATTACAGTACATAGCTGAAAACTAAATTTTTACATTCAAACATCCCaatagaaaatgtagaagaaaaagtAGAGGAAACTTGTGAATTATTGCCCTATTGTGATGCAAGACAGAGGCTAAATTTGCTCTGGGTTTTCCTTCATTACTAATGTTATTTCCATGGGTGATGATTTGCAGTATGAACTATTTGAGAGATTTATTAGCAATTTTCAAGCTGAATGTAGCTTTGTGGCTAGCATTTGGCTACTGTCTCACACCAAGTGATTTCAAATAACACATTCAACCTTTCAAGCCAGTTATCCCATAGGATGGGAGGTACTGTACACTTTCTTAACATTTCTAAGCAGACTAATTCAAATTTACAATATGCTTTGAGGTTCTCTGGCAGCAAGAGCTAATGTAACCCAAAACATTATGAGTTTATTTAATGGCCAAGATAATCCTTTAGAACTATTTCTGACTATACATTTGATACTCGCTGCGATAGTTTTGAATAAAAGTCTGGATAatatacaataattttatttttgaaatttttacagTAAGAATATATTCTTCTTAATGGAAACAAGAATAGTAATCTTCCAACTTAAATATTCATCACCCaaaattactttttactttttcttgaatAGGTCACCATCAAACATGCATAAGCTTATTTTTTATGAACTTATTTGTCTATATTTAGTAGCAACTCTGCTAAAAAGACAAAGCCACATTGTTTGTAATAATCTCATATTTAAGTAATCTTAAATGATAAACtttttaatatgatgaaattatatttattagtatcattaaaatttataaatatattattacaaaattttaatataattaaatatattgacatttcattgtatattcaaatgtattggattaaatatatttaaataaattgaaatttaatataGTGGAAGTTAAttggtatatattaaaatttataattaagaaaatatgacaaatttCTTACTATACAATTCTGAGGCCAGATGAACAAATATGTTCCTTTAATCTAAGTAAGAGTTATATACAGGATTTCATCTAAGTATAAGTTTTGAAAATGTCAGTTGCCATTTAGAAGTAGGAAATAAATCTGCATCtagatgctatttattttttattaaatatatattttacaaagtttaaGTTCGTGATTTATCTACTGGTGGAAGTTATTCAtaaaatgtcatgaaatattgctgaaagagtgaactaaagaatatttaattaaaaatttttataaaacactttagTACATTGGATACcaaaatcatttgaaattaaaatgtttaagtgtgacaacaaatttatattaaaagcttttattttaggTTTGAAAATGTTTTGAGGTACAATGTTTtcattctctgtattttcttgattttctgcAATTTTTAGTTTTGGTCTGTCCAAGCAATGcagtatttaaaagaataattttcatgAGGAATTGagtatagtattttgtttttattcttgctttCAATTTCCATTTACATTGCAAAACGTAAGAGAATGTTCTCTGTGTAATTTCTGCACATGgaatgttttacatttaactttGTAACCTAATAtatagccacatttttaaaatgtctcataCCATTCTAAATGAGTGTATTATggaaatttgcttttaaaaagtagttagaacattttctaagtaaatgctttttttttcactacttttttGAGTTTgtacatatgcaaatattatgtactagaactttatataaattcataaaattccATCAAACTGGCAAAATACACCCTCACTTCCCAGTTCGTACCTGTATTGGACAAAATTAATGGAGAAATTGCCTTTATATAGCCTTCTTTggctttttcaaaaaataaaggaatgtcAAGACTCATCATGAATTGAGGATTCTGGAGCAATGAtagaaattccattttaaaaccaAAGTTCCCTGCTTTTCTCAAGTACAGGCTCTTCTGCAAAAATGGCAAGTGATAAAGGGTTTATCATCCTCACTTAACAAGTGGTTTTCCATttggagattcttttttttttttcatctgaattACATTAGCAATAATTTAATATGAATGCTGGAAATCTCCCTAAGGCAAAATATCCTTAGGAAACTGATAGGATTTGCCTTTTCATGTTGGCTGCAGTGTTGaataacatttccatcacctctaTAAAGTACTTATTAAAGGACTATTTGCACATGGTGAAAGGAAATTGAAGACACACAGTCCTTACTCTCTGAACTAatctaaaagagaaattaaataagaagaGATGTATATCCATacgttaaaatattaatacaaaaattgaGTGCAGAATGtttaaaagtgaaggaaaataaGACAGCATCTTTGCAGTGCCTATCCTGTTCTAGACCTCAcaccacaaaatattttatttgatacgGAAACTCAGAAATATGCTCTGAAGGTTGAATACTTCAAGATAATTAGGTAGCACATACATCTAGGGCCCTGGCATTAGAATCAGGCAAAGCTGAGTACTCATGTATGGTGACATATGGTATTTTTAcagtgattgttttttttttttttttaaatcgtgTTCCAAATATATACCATGGAagattactcagccataaaacaggaatgaaataatgtattttacagcaatttggatggaactagaaaccattatcctaagcaaagtatctcaggaatggaaaagcaaacaccacatgtactctgtaataatttgaaactaatcaatgggcacacatgAACACCAAGAGATGtgaaggtcattggaaatcaaaaagagggaaggagggtggaggtaaaaacctacctatcaggtaaaatgaacactatttgggtgttGGGCACACTAATAGTCCTGCTTAAGGATTATAAAAactatctatgtaacaaaacatttgtactcccttaatattttgaaataaaaaaaaatagtcttcccTGGCCCTGGCTGATTAAAAATTTATTAGGTTTCATTGTTAGtgtagatgatagatagatacatagataggaATAGtttatttgtgataaaaaaaaaagtagtgtaaTCAAAGAGTTACCATATTTCATTGAATGTAGGAGATACCATTATTTTACgtataacaaaaaacatttattggcaCTTAAATTATGACAAATGTGATATGTCAAGGAggttaaaatgtgtaaaaaaatttACATCTTAGAATCAATTTCTCTAATAACAATTTTTTGAGATGATAAAtgagtttgaaaaatataaattgcattataaaattattttatcattgcttttattattcactcaagaaaaataattaatgagcCTTAAAATAACTGATACACATTTGCAATGACAAGACTgttgaataaaattttcttaagaaCCTTGACGTCATAGATGATTAGTTGAAGCAATGTCAACACTCTAGTTCTCTGCTTAGATCTTTACCCTTTTCTTCATAGAATGTGTGTTTTAGGGAATCAATTATCTCTTGATAATTGTTTACAAGATCTGGAATTACTTTGCAAGTTAAAATGAGTGAGATTAAGAGATTCTACAtagttaaaatgtaaaagaaagcaatttacCAAGAACCTTCAGGAAGTTGGTATCATTAAATCTTTTAGTCTTTTGCCACTGGTTGAAGCAAAGTGACAAATATGCCAAATCTTTGCTCTGAGCTATCATACACTCCTCCATACAAAATGTCTATTTTGATCTTTAAATGAATTTGATATATATggagttttattcatttatgtaaaattaagtaaaatagttCCTAATAGAAGGCACTAAGGACacaaataaatgtgaagaattactcaaaagtaagaaaaagatgaacCCAAAATTATGTGGTTTAATGCTGGTTGTTAAATAAAGCTCCTTCCATATGATAACATCAATATTACAAATAGTTGTGACTCATCCAAGTTATTCTTTCCTacatcttttcttcctcttgtccAAAAGTGTGCACTACACTGAGGATTTCTGACCACACAAAAGATAAATTCATCTTGAATATATAACAAACTGTGTTAATGAAGACcctagcaaagaaaagaaaagagctaaaGACTGCTGGACTAAATCTATGGTTCCCCAAAGTGGTTACCTAGATAGGTAGAATATAGTCTCAGCTAGCAGCCAGAATGAAAGTCTTAGCAAGGAAGGCAGGTCATTCAGAACTCTGCTAAAAATTCTCCAGTACCACTTTGTTTTACTAGGAGTAAAAGCTGAAGTCCTTGCACTGTTCCTTCAGGCCCTGCATGATCTATGCTTGCCCATACCTACCCCGTTAAATCTCCCACCTCATTTCCTATTGCTCTACGCAGGACAGGCATGTGTATTTCTTATTCACTGTTTCCTAGAGTAGTAGTAGGTacttgattaatattttttttctgaatgaacaaataaatgactgACATTACTCCCCCAAGAATTAAAGGTTTGAAGTTGGGAAGAGGACAATGGGAAGATTTCTCACTTCATGTCATACATGTACACTGAGTGTGTCCAAACTGTACTCAAAATACCTTCTTCTTCCTGAGCTCCAGCCTAAGACAGAAGTGATTTATTTTGGAGTTTGAAGAGTCACCTTGCCAAAATTCTATGACACTCAACAGTCTTATATAATCACAccaaaaagcatattaaaaagcAGATCTACAAGCCGGGTCTATTAACTAATTCATTAGTCTATGctgaatatataatttcattaataacTGTTTTACAACTACCAAATTTTGGCATACTGAATttctttattcaaaaaaaaaaaaactattctgcATTTGAATTTCAAAAGGATATTACACATGTACCACAGATTCAAAATATGAATTGTCTGGCTTTATTTACACCAGGTTGGATGATGGTGGGGACTCTTGATGTAATGAGATCAAGTGTTAGGACTGGATTGTAACAAATAAGGTGCCTAAATAAGAAAGTAAGATATGCATGATTTTACTCACCTGCATAATTCATCATTTCGGCAGCTGTGAATTACATTGAGGCAAGTAGGGGGTGGAACTCTGTTCGCTGCACATGGCTTGCCGTGAAGAGCTTCTTTGGACTGTTGACAAGGTATATCAGATTGAGCACAGTCACAAAAAGCCAACATCTGGGCAATGTTAAAAGGCATATTTTGATAGAAGAACCGTATGGCTGCTTGGCAGTGTTTCACATCACACGGATTTCCATTTGCTGAACAAGCTTTAAGGTAAGGGGCCAACTGTGCATTACAGACCACATCCTCCACACACGCCTCTGCCACTTCCAAACAGGACCAGATCCCTTTGAATCCTGAAAACAATGACATGCCCAGATCGTGGAAAACTAAACAGGAAGCTGTATATACAGAAACTGCAAAACACTGTGAGAAGTCTGTGAACAAAATACAAATGATGTACTGATGTGCTATTTTTGGcaaacattccttttttttaagggTAAGTATCAACTTACTAAGACCTGAATAGTGGACTGTTGGAATCATCTTTCACCTCCACTGGATACGTATTGTGATCTAGAGTGATGAGAAGTGTGTAGGGCCAAAACTGAGCTGGAGGAAAAATCTCCCAGTCCAAGTTTCtcaaaagtaaacaataaatCTTCAGAAATTGTATTTGAACTATATAGTTTATGGTGAGTTCATTGGTCAAGGCACAATGATTCTCATTCTGTTGTACTTTTTATTGTGGGGGGCATTCTTGAATAAAATCTCCATGTAGTTATACTTGCATATAGAGATGTCTACATTCTGGAAAACACAGGTATATGTGAATGCCCCTCCTACCGCATGCATAGGCAAAAACAGTTGGCTCTAAATGATTTCAGTGATCAAAATATCCATGAAATGTAATcaagactatttttttaattgtaagtaTTCCTCAGCACATCCATAGATGATGAGTGGGCAAAGAAGTTCCTTTGATATGTCATCACTGGAGGACATATAATgattttgttacattttcttgTATTAGAAAGGTTACatgatttattttgtatttgcatACCTTTAAGAAGCCTGgtaactatttttaattatattgtttagTATTTGCAATGTGGatcaaaagtataatttataaatattaccgTGTTGAGAAAGAGTAGTTAGATCCAATTTAAATTTATCCTCTTCCATGTTAtctagaaggaaaacaaagaatgtattttgttattgaatgattttctaaatttcttaggAGAATCTGGGCTAAATTTATGAATaagtgaacaaacaaaaatacatagaagTTCATATAACACTTATTTAACCCTTGATCTTCAAAATTAGTGCAGTACAGATGGGGAAAACAAACCTTTGTAATATTCAAGTGGGTTCAACAGCCCTGCTCCAAGGATTCAGTTACTTGGATATTTATACAAATACTAACAACTAGACCATGTACACTGAAGTAAACAAAGACTTATCTGGggagaaaaaacagaagaaatattgtcagaaccctcccccaccccaaatccccTCCTAATGGGATCTTAATTAGATTGAAATGCAATGTAAAAACTATTTCCACCTCTGATTATCTATCGTCCAAGAGTccttagaaattataattttagaattggaAAATCTCATCAATAGAAGTGCATTCAAATGGCCATCTAAACTCTAAAATCTTTCATTCAAGGACATCCCCCTTCTGTGCATTGGGTGATAGACAGAGGAGGTAAATCTGTAGTCTTTGTCATTGAGCATCCCAATGCCTGGTAGGAAATGTAGACAAATAAACCAAAGTCAAAATAATATACAAGAAGTACTAATAGACATATCCATGAAGTGGTAAGGGAATTGGAggattagaatttattttaagctttttccattggatattaaaatattaactttggtTATGGCACAAATGTCCTTTCAGGACTCCATTTGTCCTTAGCTAGGCTGTCTGTTCATATTCTCTGCCTATCAGTCTACTGCACACATAAGATGGTACAATCATAGGAAAATTCTTtttacccccaggtggtgtgtcACAGCCTTTTCAGACTCCCTGTATTGTCCCAGCTATTCTCACTAATACATGATTTCTCGTTGTTTATTATTGGTCAAATATTAGCTTTAAGAACCACTACTTCTTTTTGAGTCCACCCTCCTGTGTCTCTGAAGAAGACTGGGACATATCCACTTCTGTGCTACTACTATCCCATGTTGAGTGAAATCTCAATAAATAGATCCCAGTTAGTCATATAGCTTTTGTAACAAATACAGAAGTCCAGGTTAGAAATCATATTACTTTTATGGATCAACATCTCTGCATTGGGAATGATTAGGATGGCTGGGGCCACTGACTAAAACATAGTCAAGAAACTAACCTCGGGACGTAAGTAAACACTGGCTTTACTCActgttatggattgaatgtttgtgcccctcAAACTTCTCctcccaattcatatgttgaagttctaaccaaCTGTGTAGCTCTGTCCCTAAGGACGTAATTAAGGTTCAATGAGGTCATAAGAATGGGGCTTTGATCTGATGGCATTAGTGGCCTTCTGAGCAGAGacatcagagagagagagctctctctctccccctcctcccccctctggAGCATACGACAAGGAAAGGCCATGTAACAGCATAGTTAGAAGGTGGCTGGCTATCTACAGATCAGGAATAGAGAGGAGCCCTCATCAGAAAACAGACCTTTCTGGACCTTGACCAGGGATTtctggactccagaactgtgacaacataattctttctttctttttttttcttttgctttttaagccatccagtctgtggtgttttgttacagcagcctgagcagactaattCACTGACTATATGAGTAATTGCTACCAATGCAACAAAACAGTTATTTTTAGTGTGGGCAAAATAAAGTCCATGTTGGGTAgtattatcaatatattttataagctatGAGTAATATGTTATAATAAGTTACACATTAAATGCcaatttcatatgaaaatataaaacatttcatattatatatgaaattaccatttaatgtgatatatatatacaaatatatacatatagacacacacacataaatataagtGCAtacaccaaacacacacacacacacacacacacacacacacacacacctttttccCAGAGGATATTTTAAACAGTAGCTTAATTGCTGAAGAGGAGCTGAAGGATAATATGTTGTAGGAATAAATAGAAGTATTCACCAACCAGACCTGCATCTGAgttataaattcatatataaatgtatcaaaAAATACACAATGTGCCCCCCAAATATACTCTACTATCTCATATTAAATTCATAATCATTCCCATATATTTGCTCTCCCTTAACATGATAGTATCAGAAATTAAGTTTATGTAGATATTTTGATTGGAATTTTATAATCTGATAAAAATATGCTTATG of Microcebus murinus isolate Inina chromosome 5, M.murinus_Inina_mat1.0, whole genome shotgun sequence contains these proteins:
- the GFRAL gene encoding GDNF family receptor alpha-like codes for the protein FVVVFQAMGLSLENEYISQTSDCTYLREQCLNDTNGCKHAWKLLEDACNDSDPGHPCKMRNSSHCNLAIQFLVESNFQFKECVCTGDFYCTVNKLLGKKCINGSDNMEEDKFKLDLTTLSQHGFKGIWSCLEVAEACVEDVVCNAQLAPYLKACSANGNPCDVKHCQAAIRFFYQNMPFNIAQMLAFCDCAQSDIPCQQSKEALHGKPCAANRVPPPTCLNVIHSCRNDELCRRRYSKFQSNCWQHVTRKCHEDENCISTLSKQDLTCSESDDCKAAYIGTLGTVLQVQCTCRAITQSEESLCKIFQHMLHRKSCFHYSTLSNVKGIALYKRKHAREITLTGFHSPFNGEVIYAIMCMTVTCGILLLVMVKLRTSRISNQTRDPSPIQIHGELVIH